Genomic DNA from Candidatus Aegiribacteria sp.:
GTTGTTGAGAAATACCTGGAATACGGTGATCCTCATTACGATTTTGCCAGGATTCGCTGCAAAGACTGCGGAGCTGAATATCCGAGAGCCTTCTCCTGCAAGTGCCGTGCATTCTGTCCATCCTGCTCGAAGAGGAAGTCATTAGACCTTGCTATCTTCCTTGAAGAAGAACTCTTCAGATCGGTTCCCCACCGGCACTGGGTGTTGAGTGTTCCGAAGATGCTCAGGCTGCACTTCCTGCACCATAGAAAACTTCTGCCAAAGCTTTGCAGATGCGCCTGGGACTCACTTACGGTGTTTCTTCATGAAGCCCTTGATCGCAGGGATGTTTTTCCCGGCGGCATCCTTGTGCCGCAGACTTTCGGTGGCATGGCCAACTGGAACCCCCATGTTCACGCTCTGATTACTGACACCTGCTGGGACAGGGAAGGTAATTATTACCCCAGGCCTGAAATAGACACCGCAGGTCTCCAGGTGCTTGAAAAGCTCTTTGCCGGTCTTATTTTCAGAATGCTTCTCGAAGAGGATATGATTTCCGAGGAGCTTGTGGAGAAGATGCGGAGCTGGAGCTTGTCTGCGAACCCTGCGCAGACTACGTTCCATGGCAGGATGATGTACCTGAGATAGAGGCTGGGTAAGTTTTCAGCGATCCGGCTTCAGGGAGTGAAGTATGCCCTGATGCGGTGCTTCCAGTGAAAACCTGCGGGAAGGCATGTTTGACCAAGTTTGTTTCGGACAGTATGGTCAGTTTCCGGGATTACCCGGGAACCAAAAGCTTCTGGCATGCTGGTTTCAGGCAGAAAAAGGTAACATCTGCGTATAGATGAGCTGTTTTAGGAGTGGGTAATAGGATCGTAGAAAATCAACTTTCCTAGTATTAGGAAGAAGTCTCAGGCAGAATCACTCTGGGTGTCAGGCTTTCCGATCCAGAGGGAAATCCACTAGATGTTCAGTACGAATACTCTACCGATGCGGGAAGGAACTGGAGAACCGCTACAGTACTCGAGAGTTCCACCCCCATTTCCAGTTCATATCAGAACGATGTCATCTGGGAATCGGAGGTGGATATACCCGGGTTTGATGGCAATCAGGTTAAATTCAGAGCTGTCCCCGAAGACCTCGATGTGGGAATAGCGGTACCCTCCTCCCCGTTCCATGTAGACAACAACAGATATCCATCAATTACGGTCACATCCCCTGGCAAATGGGAAACCTTTGACGGTTCCATTCCAATCTCATTCCGCATTTCAGATCCCGAGGGAGATGAAATATCCCTTGTGCTGCATTACAAATTGGAAGGTTCATCCACATGGATTCCTGCTGTGGGCCTGAACGCTAACGAACGCTACCTGCCTTCTTCATACATTTCAACAGTAACCTGGAACTCTTCGGAAGACCTTCCGGGAATTGAGCCTATGGAACTAAGGATAAAGCTTGGCGCCGTTGACGGGGATACGATCTTCAGCGAAATCATAGGACCTCTCTCAATTGACAATTCCAGAATTCCATCAGTGATCAATCTGATGAATCACAAACATCCGAACTTACAGAAGAGGAAGCCTTCATCAGTGATCAATCTGACGAATCACAGATATCCGTCCTGACAGAGGAGGATGTACCTCTCTGTCTCTCTTACAACGGATCCTACTACCTCCACTCCACAGGAGGACCGACTGAGAATGGCTGTGAGGCCTGGGTTACATTAATGAACTCTGGCGAATATATCTACGCCGCCCTCGGTCCTGTGGACAAGCTCGAGAGACTGGGTTTGTTCGCCGAGAGCACCCTGTCTGGAAATGACCAGTTATCAGAGAACAGACGCATCCCGGCCAGTAATGAATACCTGTTGATCGATTACACAGATTTCGGAGACCAGGCGATGATCGAGGGGCTTCCCTGTGGAGTCGACGCATACATAATTATCAACAGTGACAAGGAATTCATCTTCTATCGTGTAGAAGGTTCGACGGAACAGCTGGATGAGCTTGGCTTCCCGATGGAGCAGTTGCTGGCAGCCAACGAGGAACTGGGATCGTCACAGATGATCGACGTGAGCGCAAGCAGGATCAACGTGGCTGAAGACCGCATTTCGGGAAAACTGCTCCTGATCGGGGAATCCATCTCTGGAATCC
This window encodes:
- a CDS encoding transposase zinc-binding domain-containing protein, giving the protein MFRLLDTHYEEFRDVYNERFSKHYGFWHPLTDEVVEKYLEYGDPHYDFARIRCKDCGAEYPRAFSCKCRAFCPSCSKRKSLDLAIFLEEELFRSVPHRHWVLSVPKMLRLHFLHHRKLLPKLCRCAWDSLTVFLHEALDRRDVFPGGILVPQTFGGMANWNPHVHALITDTCWDREGNYYPRPEIDTAGLQVLEKLFAGLIFRMLLEEDMISEELVEKMRSWSLSANPAQTTFHGRMMYLR